The nucleotide sequence CCGAAGGGGTCGGGCTTGACTATGCGGGTGGACTTGGGCGAATCGCCCAAGGACTGGTGATCATCATCAGTATCTCCGTGGCTATCGGTCAGCTGGAAGTGAAGACCGAGCTGCTAAACAACGTGATTGCCATCGTGCTGATTTCTGTTGGTTTAGCAGTGGCTTTGGCATTAGGGCTGGGAAGTCGCGAACTAGCGGGGCAGATCCTCGCCGGTATTTATGTGCGCGAGCTTTATCAGGTCGGGCAGCAAGTCAAAGTGGGCACGGTAGAAGGTCAGATCGAAGAAATTGGCACGGTTAAGACCACCGTACTGACGGATGAGGGAGAGCTGGTTTCCGTAGCCAATCGGACTCTGCTCGAGCAGCAGGTGAGCAGTCGCTAACGCGCTAACCCTGCTAATGTATATCGCCGACTAGTGACCCTATCCTGGGTGATGGCGGCTATCTCCCTTACTGTCGGCTCGATTTGTTTTGAACAAAGCCCAATCATTACCGTCTCGTTATGACCCTCGCGATCTCTCCGATGAAGAGCTCGTGGCGCGTGCTCATGGAGAATTGTTTCATGTAACTCGGGCTTATGAAGAGCTGATGCGCCGTTACCAGCGTACATTGTTCAACGTATGCGCGAGGTATCTTGGTAACGAGCGTGATGCGGATGATGTGTGTCAGGAGGTTATGCTCAAAGTTCTTTATGGATTAAAGAACTTTGAAGGAAAGTCAAAATTTAAAACTTGGCTTTATAGTATTACTTACAACGAATGTATTACCCAGTATCGGAAGGAGCGCAGAAAGCGTCGTTTGATGGATGCTCTGAGTTTGGATCCGCTGGAAGAGGCATCTGAGGAGAAGGCTCCGGTGCTTGCTGAGCCAGGTGGTCTAGACCGCTGGCTTGTTCATGTCAATCCAATTGATCGTGAAATCTTGGTGCTACGTTTTGTCGCAGAACTTGAATTCCAAGAGATAGCCGACATCATGCGTATGGGGCTCAGCGCAACAAAGATGCGTTATAAGCGGGCCTTGGACCGCTTGCGGGAAAAATTCGCAGGCGATCCAGAAGCTTAATGCGAAGTGGCACCTCTAACGAGTCGGCGAACTCTGATACAATCACTAGTTGAGTTGTCTGGGTATTCTTGGACAACTTAATTGACCACCAAGATAGGGATTTACGGATGAAATTGAAAAACACCTTAGGCGTTGTCATTGGCGCATTGCTGGCCACTTCTTCGCTGGCCGTACTGGCACAAGGGCAAGGCGCTGTCGAGGTTGAAGGCTTCGCTAAGAAAGAGCAGTTCGATAGTGCTCGCGATTTCAAAAACAACGGCAACCTGTTCGGCGGTTCCGTTGGTTATTTCCTGACCGACGACGTTGAGCTGCGTCTGGGCTATGACGAATTGCACAATGCTCGTAGCGATGATGGCCGCAACATCAAAGGCTCGAACACCGCTCTGGACGCCTTGTACCACTTCAATGCTCCGGGCGACACACTGCGTCCATACGTATCTGCCGGTTTCTCGGATCAAAGCATCGGTCAAAACGGTGCCGGTGGTCGTAATGGCTCCACCTTCGCGAACGTTGGCGGCGGTGCCAAGCTGTATTTCACCGAGAATTTCTACGCCCGCGCTGGTGTCGAAGCTCAATACAACATCGATCAGGGTGATACCGAGTGGGCTCCAAGCGTCGGCATCGGCATGAACTTCGGTGGTGGTGCTAAGCCGGTTGAAGCTGCTCCGGCTCCGGTTGCCGAGGTTTGCTCCGACAGCGACAACGATGGCGTTTGCGACAACGTTGACAAGTGCCCTGACACCCCGGCTAATGTCACTGTTGATGCGGATGGTTGCCCGGCTGCCGCTGAAGCTGTGCGTGTTGAGCTGGACGTGAAGTTCGACTTCGACAAGTCCAAAGTTAAAGAAGAAAGCTACGGCGATATCAAAAACCTGGCTGATTTCATGGGCCAGTACCCGTCGACCACCACCACTGTTGAAGGCCACACCGACTCCGTCGGCACTGACGCCTACAACCAGAAGCTGTCTGAGCGTCGTGCCAATGCGGTTAAAGACGTCCTGGTCAATCAGTACGGTGTTGGCGGTGAGCGTATTCAGTCGGTAGGTTATGGTGAGTCCCGTCCAGTGGCGGACAACGCCACTGACGCAGGTCGTGCTGTGAACCGTCGAGTGGAAGCTGAAGTGGAAGCACAGGCCAAGTAATTGAGCTGAGCATCTGCAGAAAAACCCGGCTTTGGCCGGGTTTTTTCATTTTCGGGGAATGTTGGCCCGGATGACTGACCAAGTGGTCGGGTGCTGGAAATCGGTGGGAGACGAGCTTTGTTCAATATTTCTCGCGGGTCCTTTTCTTGTCTGCGCTTCTTTTTAATTGCTGGGGTGTTAGGCGGCTGTCAAGGCGCGATTTATTTGCCGACGGATCTCGGCAGGCTGCCTGAGCGCGTAGAGCTTATTGGGGTGCCATTTTTTTCTGAAACGGCTTATGAGGGGGCGCCCGGCTCTCTGGCGGTAATGTTGTCACAACAGGGGGTGGTTACGACCCCTGGCCTGGTCGCGAAGGAATTGGGATTGCCAGATGCTGAGCCGCAATTATTGGTCAACATCCAGCGCGTGGCCCATGAGCAGGGTTTTATCGTCTATCCACTGAGAACAAGTCTTGAAATTCTGGGGCAGGTGGCGGGCGGCTCCCCGGTGTTAGTTCAGTTGAATCAGGGGATTGGATGGGTGAAGAAGCCGCATTACGCCGTGATCGTTGGTTACGATCGACTTCGGCAAACCTTTTTGCTGAGATCCGGATCGAGTAAACGTCAGATTCTCAAATTTTCCACTTTTGATTCTGCGTGGAAGGATGCGGGTGGGTGGGCGGTCTTGGTGCAGTTGCCGACCAGTCTTCCTTCGAAAGTGGATCCGCAGCGTTGGCGTTTGGCTGCAGATGGACTTGATCTGGCTGGGCAGCCTCAGGCGGCGACGCTCGCAAGGCAGGTGCTGAGCCGGGCAGCCCCTCATTGAAAAAACAGGCTGTGTGCTGGGTATGGGCGCCGATTTGCGTGACATAGTTGTTGCGACACGCATGCTCCCGTATGGCGTCAGGTGCGAAAAAATCCATTTTTTCAGACAGTTAGAAGAAAATTTGTTGACAGGAATTTGTAAGTACGTAGAATGCGCGACCAATGCAGGCACATAGCTCAGTTGGTTAGAGCACCACCTTGACATGGTGGGGGTCGTTGGTTCGAGTCCAATTGTGCCTACCAAATTAAAAGGGTCGCTTAGGCGACCCTTTTTTATTGGCCGCTTGTTAGTTTCCTTGCTTTCTGGAAGCACTCGGCCTCTTGCGTCAAATGACTCTGGTTCGGTTTAGGTGAGCTTTGCTCCTGCCATCGTGAGGCAGGTACACCGCCGGAACACGTATTAGCTCATCCCAACCCACGTGACCTTTGGTAGGGGTCACCACTAGGAGAGGAGGCGCCATGCCAACCATTACTCTTCCCGACGGCAGTCAACGTTCATTTGATCACCCGGTATCTGTTGCCGAGGTGGCGCAGTCTATTGGTGCGGGTCTAGCAAAGGCCACTCTAGCTGGTAAGGTTGATGGGCGGCTGGTGGATGCCAGCGATCTCGTCGAAAACGACGCCAGCCTTCAGATCATCACTCCGAAAGACGCTGAAGGGTTGGAGATCATTCGCCACTCCTGCGCGCATCTCGTTGGGCATGCGGTTAAGCAGCTCTATCCGACCGCCAAAATGGTGATCGGTCCAGTTATCGATGAGGGTTTCTATTACGACATCGCGTATGAACGGCCCTTTACTCTGGATGATCTGGCTGCGATCGAGCAGCGCATGCAGCTGCTAATTGATCGAGATTACGATGTTGTAAAGCGGGTTACTCCGCGGGCGGAAGTGATTGAGCTGTTTAAGTCGCGGGGCGAAGACTACAAGCTGCGTTTGGTCGACGATATGCCCAATGAGCAAGCGATGGGTCTGTATTTTCACGAAGAATATGTGGACATGTGTCGTGGGCCGCATGTGCCCAATACGCGTTTTCTCAAAGCATTCAAATTGACCAAGTTG is from Pseudomonas sp. LS44 and encodes:
- the sigX gene encoding RNA polymerase sigma factor SigX, whose product is MNKAQSLPSRYDPRDLSDEELVARAHGELFHVTRAYEELMRRYQRTLFNVCARYLGNERDADDVCQEVMLKVLYGLKNFEGKSKFKTWLYSITYNECITQYRKERRKRRLMDALSLDPLEEASEEKAPVLAEPGGLDRWLVHVNPIDREILVLRFVAELEFQEIADIMRMGLSATKMRYKRALDRLREKFAGDPEA
- a CDS encoding OmpA family protein is translated as MKLKNTLGVVIGALLATSSLAVLAQGQGAVEVEGFAKKEQFDSARDFKNNGNLFGGSVGYFLTDDVELRLGYDELHNARSDDGRNIKGSNTALDALYHFNAPGDTLRPYVSAGFSDQSIGQNGAGGRNGSTFANVGGGAKLYFTENFYARAGVEAQYNIDQGDTEWAPSVGIGMNFGGGAKPVEAAPAPVAEVCSDSDNDGVCDNVDKCPDTPANVTVDADGCPAAAEAVRVELDVKFDFDKSKVKEESYGDIKNLADFMGQYPSTTTTVEGHTDSVGTDAYNQKLSERRANAVKDVLVNQYGVGGERIQSVGYGESRPVADNATDAGRAVNRRVEAEVEAQAK
- a CDS encoding peptidase C39 family protein; amino-acid sequence: MFNISRGSFSCLRFFLIAGVLGGCQGAIYLPTDLGRLPERVELIGVPFFSETAYEGAPGSLAVMLSQQGVVTTPGLVAKELGLPDAEPQLLVNIQRVAHEQGFIVYPLRTSLEILGQVAGGSPVLVQLNQGIGWVKKPHYAVIVGYDRLRQTFLLRSGSSKRQILKFSTFDSAWKDAGGWAVLVQLPTSLPSKVDPQRWRLAADGLDLAGQPQAATLARQVLSRAAPH